ATCCTTCAGGGGCGGCTGTCATGTTTACAGCCGAGGCCTTGCGCACCATCGGATTATTTGATGAGGTGCTTTGGATGTATAACGAAGATCAGGATTTAGGCTGGCGAATTTGGCTGGCTGGTCTCCGCTGCCACTTAGCACCGCAGGCGGTGGTTTTTCATAAATATGAGTTCAGCCGCAGCATCAGTAAATATTATTGGATGGACCGTAACCGCCTAGTCGTAATTTTCAAGAATTATAAGCTGGCGACTATTATCCTGATCCTGCCGGCTATGTTGATTATGGAGGTGGGACAACTTCTGTTCGCGGCCAAGGGCGGTTGGTTTAAGGAGAAACTTCGAGTATATGCGTACTTTTTGTACCCCGGCAGCTGGCGCTATATCCTAGCCGGCCGTCGCGGAGTCAAAAACTTGCGCAAAGTGCCTGACAGGGCGATAATTAATATGCTTGCCTCGAGGATCGAATTCCAGGAACTGGAATCGTTGCCTTTGCGGATTGCCAATATCATCTTCACCGTTTATTGGCGTGCAATCAAGCGCTTAATAGTTTGGTAACAAGATGGACCTAAGCATCATCATCGTAAATTATAATACCCGCGACAAGACTTTGGCTTGTCTGGCTTCGCTCGCTCGTGCTGATTTTTTCGGCTTAGAGAAGGAGGTTATTTTGGTTGACAACGATTCTTCGGAACCGATAGAACAGGATGCTAAAAGGGCGCTTGAAGGCTTGGTTTTTATCAAAAACAGCGCGAATGTCGGCATGGGTGCGGGCAACAATGTCGGTATCAGGCAGTCGCGCGGCGAGTTCGTGCTAGTGCTTAATCCGGACACGGAAGTCGAGCCTAAGGCGATTGCGACGATGGTCTATTATCTCAGGCAAAACCCGGGC
The genomic region above belongs to Candidatus Falkowbacteria bacterium and contains:
- a CDS encoding glycosyltransferase family 2 protein, which translates into the protein MAKKVAIIISPNWRDYAKKYLTDCLVGVRTQDWTGESKLFLVDNETSEESYAYLKSQAPEAEIIRNVDNAGFAKGNNVAMRSAMEQGFDYVLLLNMDTIAHQSAVSELVKAVERDESIGAVQARLMLWPDKEKVNSLGNATHFMGFGYCEGYGNDGAKLDLKSMEDKAIFYPSGAAVMFTAEALRTIGLFDEVLWMYNEDQDLGWRIWLAGLRCHLAPQAVVFHKYEFSRSISKYYWMDRNRLVVIFKNYKLATIILILPAMLIMEVGQLLFAAKGGWFKEKLRVYAYFLYPGSWRYILAGRRGVKNLRKVPDRAIINMLASRIEFQELESLPLRIANIIFTVYWRAIKRLIVW